Below is a genomic region from Bacillus mycoides.
ACTATTGGAAGTATAGTTGGTGTACCTTTTGGTATTTTACTCTTCATTTCCATTAATATAAACGCTTTTAAATTAGCAATTAGCATCCTGCTCTTACTATTAACATTGATGCTAATATGCAACTTTAAGGTTAAATCAACACCATTTAGAGATTTTATAGTTGGTGGATTATCAGGGCTTTTAACGACCAGTATCGGTATGCCAGGACCACCCCTGTTACTTTACTTTACAGGAACTGATACGAAAAAAGAGAAGTTGAGAGCAACTACTTTAGCTTTTTATCTATTTATATATTTCATTAGTCTACTAACTCAAATACTCTTTACTGGCACAAACAAAACAATTTGGGAATCAAGTTTTTATGCTATTCCAATCGTATTTCTAGGTTTGTATATAGGTCAAATTATTTTCAAATGGCTTAATCAACGGATTTTCAAAATATTTACGTATATCCTTTTAAGTTGCACGGGGGGGTATCTTCTTATTGAAAGTTTGAACTTGTTATAGAGGGTGCTTTAGATAGTGCACAATAATAGATAGGTTCAAACGAAATTATTGCTGTATTTTCAAGTGCGATGGGGCATTCTATATCAAAACTCAAATAACTTTATTGGCAGTTTACAATTAGCAATAATCGTTCTTTCATAAGACAAATATTTTAAATCGAGTACTAAATAAAACGATAAAAAGCGGCTATTATGCCGCTTTTTACATTAAATATTTTATAAAGCAAAGACCTGCACTTACTATCACGAATATATTAAAAAATAAGAAAAACCCTTTTTCAAAATCTGTATACTTTTCTACTTTTACTCCGCGTTTTTTTAACTCCATAACTATCATTGCAACTTCACGTGCATACTCAATACTTCCAAATTGTATATGAGTGTTATTATATTTAATTTCAAAGACATTTTTCATTTTTTTATGTTGCGAAATGGATTGTATATCCTCTATTGGCATGCTATGTTCATTTGTTTTTTTAAAATAACAATCTAATCCTTTCATAATCACTCTTTTATTTGTTAAAACGATATAATAATAAAAAGTAGCTCCTACGTAATATATATTTGGTATTACTTTATTATTTGCCATATATCCTTCGTCTACTAACAGTTCCTTCTCAATTTCTTCACCAGCTTGTAATTCGTTGCGAATTGACTCTTCCAACATTTGTAAAGTTATTTTTTTTAATAACCCTCCATTTCTCACATAATACTTATCTATATTTATAGACTCATTCGCTTCTTTCTCTAAACGTGTAATTTCTTCTTCTGAATATTGGAGTTCGTTTAACATCGATAATAGTCTTTTATCCATATTACACACTCCCCTTCCACAGTTTTTGAAGTTTTTTCTTCCCTCGAGAAATTCGATTATATATATAATCCGCTGTTACTTTTAATTCTTTTGCAATATCGTCAATGGAATATCCATCAATATACCTCTTTAAAAAGATATATCGATCCTTTTTATTTAAATCTTGTACTATTTCCATAATCTCTTCTTCTTGTTCTATTTCATAACTATCATGGATACCTTTATCTATTTCTGCGTCTTTATCCATTTTGTTCTCTCTATATACTTTCTTTTTATATTCCAATGCCTTTAATTTAGTAATACCAATCATCCAAAATTTTAAGTTTCCCTTTGCTATATCAAATTGGTCGATATTAAACCAAATGATAGTAAATACATCGTTATAACAATCATCTACATATTGTTTCTCAATAGGGGTACTTAATGATTTATGAATAATGTATAAAACTAATTTTCCATATTGATCAATCACTTCTTTCAAAGCATCTTGATCACGTTTTTTCATAGCTATAATTAAATCCTCTTCAGAATTGAAAATCATAAACATCTTCCTTCCTCAGTTCCCCTTTAGCAGCTGCTTTTACTTACTATTGGCATTTCATTCTCATTTTCTATCACTTTTGTAAAAATTTATTAATTTTTATTTCTATGTATATGATAGCAAAAAAAATACATTTCTCCTCCAAAAAAGACAAACCCGCATTCCAGGTTTGCCTTTTTACTTATTTCTTATTTAATCCTTTTTCATTTAAAAACTCTTTCATATGCATTCTTTTCTCTTTGGACATAAATGAGCTCATTGATTCCGTCCATGTTACGTTTTTTTGATTTGACGATCTTTCTTTGTAATACGCACTCATCGTTTCATCATATTCGTTTAATAATTCATCATATTTCTTTTCATCGTATCCATTTTCATGAAGAATGGCCGCTACCGGTAAACGCGGCTTAACTCCATGCTCTTCATTTGGTACGCCCACTGTCATTCCGAATACCGGATATACTTTATCCGGTAAATAAAGCAATTCACTCACTTCTTTCGGGTTATTACGAATTCCGCCAATATAACAAATGCCGTATCCTAATGATTCAGCTGCAAGTGCTAAGTTTTGTGCAAATAATGAGGCATCTACTGTTGCTACAATAAAGTCCTCTACTCCCTCATGTTTAATTTCTGTTCCATGTTTCTCACATGCAGTTTCTAGACGTTTTAAATCCGCACAGCATACAAAGAATGCTGCGCAGTCTTTCACATGACGATTCCCGGATAATTCAGCTAGTTTAACCTTTAGTTCCTGATCTGTTACATATATAAGAGAATACGCCTGTACAAAATGTGAGGAAGCTGCATGCTGCGCAGCTTGCACCATTCTTTCTACTATCTCTTTTGAAATTGGTTCTTCTTTATATTTACGAACTGAAACGTGTTGCTCCATTTTATGTATCATCTCATTCATAAAAACCACTCCTTTTTTCTCTTCATAATAAAAAATTAACATATCTTTTTCATTATTCACAACTTATAAGCAAAAAAAGAGCACTCCTTTGTGAGTTGCTCTTTTTTAAATACATATTAATATGGTAAATGAAATTATATCGACTTTACACACATAACGACAATGTTAAGCTGCTTTCAATACTTTAATACCTTTAACAATATTCCAAATGAAGTAGTAAATTCCTACAAGAATAAACACTGCATACGTTATAACCATCCCAATTCCAACGCTCTCAGACTGATTGAAACTTAAAGCGTATACTCCTGATAAAGCTAACCCTCCAAATAAAATTGCATATGGGAAAACATGTGACCAAAATGCTTTTTTCGCATGATATTTCACTTCATCTTCCGCAACGAAGTAAACAATAATTGGTAGTAAAAATGGTGCAAAAAAGATACTAAAATAACATAGCGAGGATAAAATATTATTTCCTTTCATACGATTCACCTCTAAAGTTTTTTGTTACCTTCATTATGTCAGGAAACCTTTCCAGAAACTATCGCTTTACCTTTCATGAACATGACATTTTTGTAAGATTTTCCTCGAAATAAATCCCACCTCAAATTTTGGGCGGGATTACTTTAACTATATTCGATTCATAAACCAATATTGCGTAATCGCTAAATATTCTCGTACATTCGATGGAATGATAATTGGCTTCGGTGTTTTGGCCGGAAGCCCTTCTAATTGCAAACCTTGTTTTGCAGCTATTTTTTTCGCTCTAAACATATGGAAATCGTTTGTTACGATCATACCTTTTTTCATATTGGCTGGAATTAACGGTTTTGAGAATTTAATATTTTCATCTGTGCTCGTCGACTTATCTTCCATTATAATGCGGTCTTCTGCAATATTTTGTTTCATTAATCCTTGTTTCATCGCTAATGCTTCTGTAATATCTTCACCTTTTCCTTGGCCTCCAGATACAATAGCAATTGTTTTATCATGTAATTTTAAATACTCAGCTGCTTTATCAATACGATATTGCAATGAATACGAAGGTTTTGTTCCATTTACTTTCGATCCTAGTACAATTATATAATCCGCATCATCAATTGCATTCATATGCCCATGCTTATAAATGTTATATTGTAAAAACCCCGCATATACGGCGCAAATCATTATAACAACTAAAATATACTTGATTATTTTCTTCTTTCTCATATCCATATACCCCTATTCCCTTTACTTCCTTCATCATAATATCCATTTATTCGTTTGTATACAGACAAATTCCAATTAAGCCTAATTTATCCTCCAAAAGGTAATATTTCTATTAATTTCGGGAATAGTAAGTACAACTTCGCACGAAGGAGTGTCCCTATTGCTTCTCTTTTTATGTAACGTATCATTCTTTTTCATCTTATTTTTACTATCACTTAAGCTACTTGGTAAATCTGCATTAGCACAACTAACTCCTCATGATTTTGGGGCTATTATCTTTTTATCTTATTTAGCTTTTCAAGCCATACCAGTCGCTGGTGCTTTACAAGCATTTCTCGGTATGGTCGTTATTACATGTTTGCATTTGCTTCTTACAAAATTAAGCCTACTCAACAAACTAAATCGTTTTATTCTCGGACACCCCATTATTTTAATTAAACATGGTGATATTATTTTTGAGAACTTACAAAAAAGTAGATATCCGATCCCTGAATTGCTTTCTAACCTTCGCGTCGCAGGATATCCAAGTGTTCATGAAATTGAGTATGCGATATTAGAAGCGAATGGAGCTATTAGTATTTTACCAAAAAGAGAACTTGTGCCTCTGACTCCAAAAGATTTGAATATAAATGTTAAGTATGCAGGCTTACCAATTGCTCTTATCGTTGATTCACAAATTCAATACGATAACTTAAAATTAATCCATAAAAATGAAAAGTGGTTACATGCAGAGTTAATGGAGAAAGGCGTTACAAATATTAAAAATGTGGCTTTCGCTTCTGTGCAGGAGACAGATGGATCTTTTGCAATTAGTTTAAAAGAATGAAAAAAAATCCCCTTACTTGTTCAAGGGGATTTTCTTCACTATATTGCTTTTTTCTCTCTCGCCATGTTTAACGGAACAGGATGTTTCATACGATTCATCGTAAATACGATAATTGCTGTCAATACTTCCGCTACTGGCATAACGAGCCAAATTCCGTTTATACCAAATACTTTTGGCATAATCCATAACAATGGGATAACAAATAGTAAACCTCGGCTCATTATTATAAGTACTGATTTTTTCGTTTGTCGCACTGATTGGAAATACTCTCCATACACAATGTTATAGCCTAAAAATACATATTGAATAAAGAATAAACTAATACCTGTTAACGTTAACTCCAATAGTTCTGGCGATTGAACATTAAATAAACCTATAATATATTTCCCAAAGAATAAACCGACAACAATCGCAATGCCTCCGA
It encodes:
- a CDS encoding sigma-70 family RNA polymerase sigma factor gives rise to the protein MFMIFNSEEDLIIAMKKRDQDALKEVIDQYGKLVLYIIHKSLSTPIEKQYVDDCYNDVFTIIWFNIDQFDIAKGNLKFWMIGITKLKALEYKKKVYRENKMDKDAEIDKGIHDSYEIEQEEEIMEIVQDLNKKDRYIFLKRYIDGYSIDDIAKELKVTADYIYNRISRGKKKLQKLWKGSV
- a CDS encoding PH domain-containing protein produces the protein MDKRLLSMLNELQYSEEEITRLEKEANESINIDKYYVRNGGLLKKITLQMLEESIRNELQAGEEIEKELLVDEGYMANNKVIPNIYYVGATFYYYIVLTNKRVIMKGLDCYFKKTNEHSMPIEDIQSISQHKKMKNVFEIKYNNTHIQFGSIEYAREVAMIVMELKKRGVKVEKYTDFEKGFFLFFNIFVIVSAGLCFIKYLM
- the nfsA gene encoding oxygen-insensitive NADPH nitroreductase, coding for MNEMIHKMEQHVSVRKYKEEPISKEIVERMVQAAQHAASSHFVQAYSLIYVTDQELKVKLAELSGNRHVKDCAAFFVCCADLKRLETACEKHGTEIKHEGVEDFIVATVDASLFAQNLALAAESLGYGICYIGGIRNNPKEVSELLYLPDKVYPVFGMTVGVPNEEHGVKPRLPVAAILHENGYDEKKYDELLNEYDETMSAYYKERSSNQKNVTWTESMSSFMSKEKRMHMKEFLNEKGLNKK
- a CDS encoding sulfite exporter TauE/SafE family protein, producing the protein MEITLSFICIILVSSVLQTSTGFGFSIMATPFLLMLFLPQEAIQINIILSLVISISLIWKIRMDIDFILLKRLTIGSIVGVPFGILLFISININAFKLAISILLLLLTLMLICNFKVKSTPFRDFIVGGLSGLLTTSIGMPGPPLLLYFTGTDTKKEKLRATTLAFYLFIYFISLLTQILFTGTNKTIWESSFYAIPIVFLGLYIGQIIFKWLNQRIFKIFTYILLSCTGGYLLIESLNLL
- a CDS encoding YdcF family protein, whose protein sequence is MICAVYAGFLQYNIYKHGHMNAIDDADYIIVLGSKVNGTKPSYSLQYRIDKAAEYLKLHDKTIAIVSGGQGKGEDITEALAMKQGLMKQNIAEDRIIMEDKSTSTDENIKFSKPLIPANMKKGMIVTNDFHMFRAKKIAAKQGLQLEGLPAKTPKPIIIPSNVREYLAITQYWFMNRI
- a CDS encoding DUF4870 domain-containing protein gives rise to the protein MKGNNILSSLCYFSIFFAPFLLPIIVYFVAEDEVKYHAKKAFWSHVFPYAILFGGLALSGVYALSFNQSESVGIGMVITYAVFILVGIYYFIWNIVKGIKVLKAA
- a CDS encoding DUF421 domain-containing protein; the encoded protein is MLLFLCNVSFFFILFLLSLKLLGKSALAQLTPHDFGAIIFLSYLAFQAIPVAGALQAFLGMVVITCLHLLLTKLSLLNKLNRFILGHPIILIKHGDIIFENLQKSRYPIPELLSNLRVAGYPSVHEIEYAILEANGAISILPKRELVPLTPKDLNINVKYAGLPIALIVDSQIQYDNLKLIHKNEKWLHAELMEKGVTNIKNVAFASVQETDGSFAISLKE